In the Agrococcus beijingensis genome, CCTGCCCACCACGAACGGAGCCCCGCGATGACCGAGCAGCGCGACATCGACCGCCAGCGCGAGGAGCTGCGCCAGCACCTCAACGAGATCGAGGACCGCGTCAACCCGAAGAAGGTCGCGAACCGCTTCGTGGGCAAGGCGCAGGACTCCTACAACGAGGATCCGACGCCCTGGATCGCCGCCGCGGCGGGCGCCGCCGTGCTGGTGCTGGGCGGCATCGCCCTGGCGATCTTCGGCCGCCGCTGAGCGCTGCGCCGCGACGTCCCGCGCTGACGGATGCGGGGCGCGCGTTCGCCGTCGAGCGTCACCTGGCGACCCTCAGCACGCTGCGGCGCGACGGCTCGCTGCACGTGGTCGCGGTCGGCTGCACCGTGGAGGAGACGGCGACCGGCCTCCTCGTGCGGGTGATCACCGACGGCGCTTCGCAGAAGGTGGCGAACCTGCGTCGCGACCCGCGCGCGAGCATCGCCCAGCTGGATGGCGCGCGCTGGTGCTCCTTCTCGGGCACCGCCACGATCGCGGACGACCCGCGGCGCGTCGCCGATGCGGTCGAGCGCTACGCGCGCCGCTATCGACAGCCTCGCGTGAATCCGAACCGCGTGGTCATCGAGCTCGAGGTCGAGCGCGCGATGGGCTCGCGGGGACTCATCGCCTGAGGTCGGGCGCGGTCACGCCGAGACGGCGGATGCGGTGGGTCGCGGCGCGTCGACGACGGTCGTGGCGCGCGGGTGGAGCAGCACGGCGATCGCGGCCCCGGCGGCGCCTCCGACGAGCTGCGCCGCGATGAACGGGAGCACGCTTGCCGGTGCGATGCCCGCGAACGTGTCCGAGAGCATCCGCCCGATCGTCACCGCCGGGTTGGCGAACGAGGTCGAGCTGGTGAACCAGTAGGCGGCACCGATGTAGGCGCCGACCGCGGGCGCGATCGCGGCCGACCTGCCGCTGCGGGAGAGCGCCACGATCACGAGCACCAGGCCAGCGGTCGCGACGACCTCGGCCAGCAGGCGGCCGGCGTCGACGCGCTCGGTGGTCGCGATCGCCGTCGGCACCTGGAACATCAGGTTCGCCAGCACGGCACCGGCGACGGCGCCGATCACCTGAGCGCCGATGTAGCCGCCGAGCTCGGTGGCGGAGAGGCCGCTGCGGTCGCTGCGCCCGAGCACGGCGTCGACGATCGAGACCACAGGGTTGAAGTGCGCTCCGGAGGTCGGCCCGAGCACCACGATGAGCACGGCGAGCCCGAACGCGGTCGCGGTCGAGTTCTGCAGCAGCTGCAGGCCCGTGTCGTCTGGCGAGAGCCGCGCGGCCATGATGCCCGAGCCGACCACCACCGCCACCAGCAGACCGGTGCCGAGCAGCTCGGCGAGCAGGCGCCGAGAGAGCGGCAGGTGGGAGGCGGTGGACGAGGTCACCCGACGATCTTGACGACGATCGGTCACTCAGTCAACATTGAGTCAATGAACACCGAGCAAACAGGCCTCGGGGCGCGCGCCGCGAAGCACGCCGCGCTCGCCGATCGGGCCCGGCTGCGC is a window encoding:
- a CDS encoding PPOX class F420-dependent oxidoreductase — protein: MTDAGRAFAVERHLATLSTLRRDGSLHVVAVGCTVEETATGLLVRVITDGASQKVANLRRDPRASIAQLDGARWCSFSGTATIADDPRRVADAVERYARRYRQPRVNPNRVVIELEVERAMGSRGLIA
- a CDS encoding DUF3618 domain-containing protein gives rise to the protein MTEQRDIDRQREELRQHLNEIEDRVNPKKVANRFVGKAQDSYNEDPTPWIAAAAGAAVLVLGGIALAIFGRR
- a CDS encoding aquaporin, which translates into the protein MTSSTASHLPLSRRLLAELLGTGLLVAVVVGSGIMAARLSPDDTGLQLLQNSTATAFGLAVLIVVLGPTSGAHFNPVVSIVDAVLGRSDRSGLSATELGGYIGAQVIGAVAGAVLANLMFQVPTAIATTERVDAGRLLAEVVATAGLVLVIVALSRSGRSAAIAPAVGAYIGAAYWFTSSTSFANPAVTIGRMLSDTFAGIAPASVLPFIAAQLVGGAAGAAIAVLLHPRATTVVDAPRPTASAVSA